Genomic segment of Agrobacterium larrymoorei:
GGACGAACGAAAGGCGGCCTGAATTCCAAGCTACACGCTGTCACCGACGGCTTGGGACGGCCCTTGCTGTTTTTCCTCACTCAGGGTCAGGCCAGCGACTATCAGGGTGCCCGGCACCTGCTTGATCGCCTACCCAAAGCCAAGGAATTACTGGCAGATCGTGGTTACGACGCCGACTGGTTCCGCAATGGATTGAAAGACAAAGGCATTTCACCCTGCATCCCACCACGTAAGAAGCGACGCAACCCGGCCCACTACGACAAAGTCCTCTATAGGCAAAGATATCGTATCGAGAACATGTTTGGTAGGATCAAGGATTGGAGGCGCATCGCCACCCGATACGACCGATGCGCTCACACCTTCCTATCCGCAATCCTCATCGCAGCAACTTGCTGCTACTGGCTCGATTAATGAGTCCTGAGCCTAGCCAGTAATCGCCGCCGGTCGGCTGCAAGCGGCAATTCTTGAACAGGCTGTAAGACCTGAAATTAATTTGAAAAAAGTTGATGGCGTCGAGTTTTCTCGGCGCCATTTTCGTTAAGGCGCTCAATCTCCTGGTGAGCAGGCGATCTGGCGGGGGCTGCTGCTGTGGCCAGTGAGCGGCGTCGCTTCAGCACCTTTTTCTCGCCATTTTTCATTCATCCGGCATTCAGTTGCCTACTCCTAGTTAGGTTTTGCACACGTCAATGTGAGAGCAGCAATCGTTGCAAAATGCTCTCCTAAGCGGAACTCCCGCCGGAAAACCGCGTTGACAACCCAGATTTCGGCCACAGTTTCGGGCTGAACCCGAGCAAGGAAAGAGGTGACCGGGCAGAGCGCGGTCCGCGGAATGGAGAACTATCGAGATGAAACGCTTCGACCTGATCGACGGGATGCGCGGTTACTTCCTCGTCTTTATGTTGATCAACCATCTGGTATTCGCCGGCGGCTTCTGGCTTGTTGAAATCAACCACCGCCAGTTCGCTTTCGTGGAAGATGCGCAGGGCTTCGTGTTCCTGTCCGGCCTGCTGAT
This window contains:
- a CDS encoding IS5 family transposase (programmed frameshift) — translated: MSDLFLLTPSQFNRIRPYFPLAHGIERVDDLRVVSGIIYALKHGLQWKDAPKEYGPHKTLYNRFVRWSRLGVFNRIFEALAGKAGQPDRLMIDATHLKAHRTAASLLKKGLFSRCIGRTKGGLNSKLHAVTDGLGRPLLFFLTQGQASDYQGARHLLDRLPKAKELLADRGYDADWFRNGLKDKGISPCIPPRKKRRNPAHYDKVLYRQRYRIENMFGRIKDWRRIATRYDRCAHTFLSAILIAATCCYWLD